One window from the genome of Musa acuminata AAA Group cultivar baxijiao chromosome BXJ1-4, Cavendish_Baxijiao_AAA, whole genome shotgun sequence encodes:
- the LOC135672125 gene encoding geraniol 8-hydroxylase-like, with the protein MEPSLWMLLSLGVSVLLLLLLSKATKRSSKSRGQRLPPGPTPLPVVGNLFELGDKPHRSLARLAKVYSPIMTLRLGQVNTVFVSSPEMAREILQENDAVLSSRWIPEAVRVLGINEASMVWLPPYQRWRNLRRICKTELFTTRRLDSYRSLRRQKVQELMQYISDSASKGSLVDVGRLAFSTTLNLISRTIFSVDLADLYGESSQEFKHVVEGILEEAGRANLSDYFPLLAKLDPQRIRHRSTKYFKRLHEIFDEHIDRRLHSKRDGTTARNDFLDELLEHQVQGDGTKFDRQALKCFFSDLFVAGSDTTSSTMEWAMAELLRNPRVMSKVREEIVRVIGFSRAVEEADIGSLPYLQAVVKETLRLHPPVPLMLPRLAEATVELHGYEIPEGTRLLINIWAIGRDSSLWTEPEEFLPERFLNKEVDFKGRHFEFIPFGSGRRICPGLPLAYRMVHLMLASMLQRFEWRLPEGKEPRDLDMDEKFGLTLIMASPLKAMAVPTKCC; encoded by the exons ATGGAGCCCTCTCTGTGGATGCTGCTTTCACTCGGTGtctccgtcctcctcctcctcctcctttctaaaGCCACAAAGAGGTCATCAAAGTCCCGCGGTCAGCGGCTTCCACCTGGGCCGACTCCACTCCCAGTTGTCGGCAACCTGTTCGAGCTCGGCGACAAACCCCACCGTTCCCTCGCCCGCCTCGCCAAGGTCTATTCCCCAATCATGACTCTCCGCCTCGGTCAAGTGAACACTGTGTTCGTCTCGTCCCCGGAAATGGCAAGGGAAATCCTGCAGGAGAACGATGCAGTCCTCTCCAGTCGTTGGATCCCAGAAGCTGTTCGTGTGTTGGGCATCAACGAGGCCTCCATGGTGTGGCTTCCGCCGTACCAACGATGGCGGAACCTGCGTAGAATCTGTAAAACCGAGCTCTTTACTACACGAAGACTCGACAGCTACCGATCCCTTCGGCGCCAAAAGGTACAGGAACTGATGCAGTACATCTCTGACAGCGCGTCGAAGGGCTCGTTGGTTGACGTAGGGCGATTAGCGTTCAGCACCACGCTGAATTTGATTTCTCGCACTATCTTCTCCGTCGATCTCGCCGATCTCTACGGAGAGTCCTCGCAAGAATTCAAGCATGTGGTGGAGGGGATCTTGGAGGAAGCTGGGCGGGCGAACCTGTCCGATTACTTCCCACTGCTCGCAAAGCTCGACCCGCAGCGTATTCGTCACCGTTCCACCAAATACTTCAAGAGGCTGCATGAAATCTTCGATGAGCATATAGATCGGCGTCTGCACAGCAAACGAGATGGAACCACCGCCCGCAATGATTTCTTGGATGAGCTCCTCGAGCACCAAGTTCAGGGAGACGGCACCAAATTCGATCGACAAGCATTGAAATGTTTCTTTTCA GACTTATTTGTGGCGGGGAGCGACACGACCTCGAGCACGATGGAATGGGCTATGGCGGAGCTGCTTCGGAATCCCCGGGTCATGTCGAAAGTCCGTGAGGAGATCGTGCGAGTTATCGGCTTCTCAAGAGCAGTGGAGGAAGCGGACATCGGTTCGCTCCCCTATCTGCAAGCCGTGGTCAAGGAGACGTTGCGTCTGCACCCACCGGTGCCACTTATGCTACCTCGCTTGGCAGAAGCGACGGTGGAGCTACACGGCTACGAGATACCCGAGGGCACGCGGTTGCTCATCAATATCTGGGCGATCGGGCGAGACAGCAGCTTGTGGACGGAGCCGGAGGAGTTCTTGCCGGAGAGGTTCTTGAACAAGGAGGTGGACTTCAAGGGCCGACACTTTGAGTTCATACCGTTCGGGTCGGGACGCCGGATCTGCCCTGGACTGCCATTGGCGTACCGGATGGTGCACCTCATGCTCGCATCCATGCTGCAGAGGTTCGAGTGGAGGCTGCCGGAAGGGAAAGAGCCGAGGGATTTGGACATGGACGAGAAGTTTGGACTCACCTTGATCATGGCTTCTCCACTCAAAGCTATGGCCGTTCCCACTAAATGCTGTTAG
- the LOC135672124 gene encoding cytochrome P450 76T24-like gives MELSLWMLLSLGVSVLLLLLLSRATKRSSKSRGQRLPPGPTPLPVVGNLFELGDKPHRSLARLAKVYSPIMTLRLGQVNTVFVSSPEMARQILQENDAVLSSRWIPESVRVLAFNEASMVWLPPYQRWRNLRRICKTELFTTRRLDSYRSLRRQKVQELMQYISDSASKGSLVDVGRLAFSTTLNLISRTIFSVDLADLYGESSQEFKHVVEGILEEAGRANLSDYFPLLAKLDPQRIRHRSTKYFKRLHEIFDEHIDRRLLSKRDGTTARNDFLDELLEHQVQGDGTKFDRQALKCFFSDLFVAGSDTTSSTVEWAMAELLRNPRVLSKVREEIVRVIGFSREVEEADIGSLPYLQAVVKETLRLHPPVPLMLPRLAEATVELHGYEIPEGTRLLINIWAIGRDSSLWTEPEEFLPERFLNKEVDFKGRHFEFIPFGSGRRICPGLPLAYRMVHLMLASMLQRFEWRLPEGKEPRDLDMEEKFGLTLIMASPLKAMAVPTKCC, from the exons AGCTCTCTCTGTGGATGCTGCTTTCACTCGGTGtctccgtcctcctcctcctcctcctttctagaGCCACAAAGAGGTCATCAAAGTCCCGCGGTCAGCGGCTTCCACCTGGGCCGACTCCACTCCCAGTTGTCGGCAACCTGTTCGAGCTCGGCGACAAACCCCACCGTTCCCTCGCCCGCCTCGCCAAGGTCTATTCCCCAATCATGACTCTCCGCCTCGGTCAAGTGAACACTGTGTTCGTCTCGTCCCCGGAAATGGCAAGGCAAATCCTGCAGGAGAACGATGCAGTCCTCTCCAGTCGTTGGATCCCAGAATCTGTTCGCGTGTTGGCCTTCAACGAGGCCTCCATGGTGTGGCTTCCGCCGTACCAACGATGGCGGAACCTGCGTAGAATCTGTAAAACCGAGCTCTTTACTACACGAAGACTCGACAGCTACCGATCCCTTCGGCGCCAAAAGGTACAGGAACTGATGCAGTACATCTCTGACAGCGCGTCGAAGGGCTCGTTGGTTGACGTAGGGCGATTAGCGTTCAGCACCACGCTGAATTTGATTTCTCGCACTATCTTCTCCGTCGATCTCGCCGATCTCTACGGAGAGTCCTCGCAAGAATTCAAGCATGTGGTGGAGGGGATCTTGGAGGAAGCTGGGCGGGCGAACCTGTCCGATTACTTCCCACTGCTCGCAAAGCTCGACCCGCAGCGTATTCGTCACCGTTCCACCAAATACTTCAAGAGGCTGCATGAAATCTTCGATGAGCATATAGATCGGCGTCTGCTCAGCAAACGAGATGGAACCACCGCCCGCAATGATTTCTTGGATGAGCTCCTCGAGCACCAAGTTCAGGGAGACGGCACCAAGTTCGATCGACAAGCATTGAAATGTTTCTTTTCA GACTTATTTGTGGCGGGGAGCGACACGACCTCGAGCACGGTGGAATGGGCTATGGCGGAGCTGCTTCGGAATCCCCGGGTCCTGTCGAAAGTCCGTGAGGAGATCGTGCGAGTTATCGGCTTCTCAAGAGAAGTGGAGGAAGCGGACATCGGTTCGCTCCCCTATCTGCAAGCCGTGGTCAAGGAGACGTTGCGTCTGCACCCACCGGTGCCACTTATGCTACCTCGCTTAGCAGAAGCGACCGTGGAGCTACACGGCTACGAGATACCCGAGGGCACGCGGTTGCTCATCAATATATGGGCGATCGGGCGAGACAGCAGCTTGTGGACGGAGCCGGAGGAGTTCTTGCCGGAGAGGTTCTTGAACAAGGAGGTGGACTTCAAGGGCCGCCACTTTGAGTTCATACCCTTCGGGTCGGGACGCCGGATCTGCCCTGGACTGCCATTGGCGTACCGGATGGTGCACCTCATGCTCGCATCCATGCTGCAGAGGTTCGAGTGGAGGCTGCCGGAAGGGAAAGAGCCGAGGGATTTGGACATGGAGGAGAAGTTTGGACTCACCTTGATCATGGCTTCTCCACTCAAAGCTATGGCCGTTCCCACTAAATGCTGTTAG